The region ACCGAGACCCCTCGCGATGAAGAAGGCCAGGGCGCCGCCAACGAGCGGCCCGACAACGGGAATCCAGGAATATCCCCAGTCGGAACCGCCTTTGCCGGCGATCGGCAGTATGGCGTGGGCGATCCGCGGGCCCAGGTCACGGGCGGGGTTGATGGCATAACCGGTAGGGCCGCCGAGGCTCAGGCCCATAGACCAGACGACGATGCCCGCCAGATAGGGCCCCACGCCGGCGGGAATCGACCCGACCGACTTCGCGCCCATCGTGAAGAAGACCAGGCAGAGCATAGCGGTGCCGATGATCTCGCAGATAACGTTGCCGACCGGATTGCGGATTGCCGGCGCGGTGCAGAAGACGCCGAGCTTGAGGGCCTGGCTTTCGGTCGCCTCCCAGTGCGGCAGATAGGCAAGCCATACGACCACGGAACCGACGATAGCGCCGGCCAGTTCCGCGCCCATCGTGACCAGGGCATGCGCGGGAGTATACAGGCCGGCCATGCATCTCGCCAAAGTCACGGCAGGATTGAGGTCGGCGTTCGGAGCCCCGGTGGCGACGGCCGCGAACACGCCCATCGTAACCGCGAAGGCCCAGCCTGCGGTTATCACTATCCAGCCGCTGCGTTCCCCTTTGGAGTTCTGCAGGACCACGTTGGCGACAACGCCGCAACCTAAAATGATTAGGACCATCGTGCCAAAAAATTCGCCAAGCAGATTTGTCATACCGATACATCTCCTCATTTTATTTTTTTGTCTCCGGAAATATTCCTAATTTCTCCTCAGCTTTGCCGCGATCACCCCCTAAAAAGAAAACATCCAAATTGAACCCGGGCGCATTGGCGCCCAGCCACAATTTGGACATCTCTTCATCTCTGGTCCGACGGTATTCAGCTATGCACTATATTCATGAGCTAAGGTTCCACAGTTCACGCTTGCTGGTGCTTATGGCGCAGATGCCGTTGCCGATCGCCCTGGAAACGTCTTCGGCGGTGCTTATCAGACCGCCCGCCAGCACCGGCAGGCCGGTCACCCGCGTAAGTTCCACCACCGCCGCCACCGGCACCGTTCCCGGCAAAACCTCGACCGCGTCGGGCTTGAACGACGACAGCAGGTTGATGCCGGTCCGGAGCGCCTCGGAATCCATCAGAAACAAGCGTTGGATGACAATCATCTTTTCTTCGCGCGCAATTCTGCCCAGGTGGGGCTTGGTCGTGATTATCGCCTTCACCCCGGACCGGGCGAGAAACCTGACGCCGACTTTATCCTTGCCGAGCCCTTCGATCAGGTCGAGGTGAACGATGACCAGCTTTTTCGCCAGCCTGGCCTTGTCCAAAAGCGCCGGCAGGGTAAAGATGTCGCCGAACAACAGGATTATGCTCGGTGAAGTGACGTGCGAAAGCGCGAACTCGAAGTCCCCTTTATTGCGAGCCGCCGGAATCACCGGCCCGTCGCACAGCATCCCGACTATATCTCTTGACACCGATACCATCACCTTTTTTCCTTTGTTCTCGAAAACCGCGGCAAAAAAGGATGGGAGGAGAATAAAAATAAAAGCCAAAATTACGCCCTGGAGCAGTCTCCGGGGAGTAACTCGGACTCTCTTAATTCTCCAGTCCAAATTATATTCCAGTATACCTCTGTTATTTCCATATATATCCTTAAATTCCTGCATCGCCCATAAAGAAAATTGCTACCCGCCATCGTCATTCCCTCCGCTCCGAATGATCGCCCAGGGTTTCCGCCAAAAAAGCGCGGATCTGTTCGCCGTCGTTCAGCAAAAGCGCTTCCGCAGCCAGTTCTTTCGCTCCCGCGGCGCTTATGCCCCTGATTTTTTCCCTGACACGCGGCAGTGCGGTGGAGTTCATGCTCAGTTCGTCAACCCCCATGCCTACGAGCAAAGCAGCCGCCAACGGGTCGCCGGCCATTTCGCCGCACACCCCCGCCCAGATGCCGTTGTCGTGGGCGGCGCCTATGACATCATTAACAAGTCTGAGCACCGCCGGATGGAAGTGATTATACAGCCCCCGGACTCTCTGATTGCCCCGGTCGACGGCGAGGGTATATTGGGTCAGGTCGTTGGTCCCAATGCTGAAAAAATCGCATTCCCCGGCAAGCCGGACCGCCGTCACCGCGGCCGCCGGCGTCTCGACCATGATCCCCAGCGGAATGTTCCCGGCGAACGCCTTGCCCTCGCGTTCGAGCTCGCCGGCCGCGTACGCCAGGTATTCCCGCGCCTTTTTTATTTCGGCGGCGCTGATTATCATCGGCAGCATGACGGCCACCTTGCCGTAAGCGCCGGCCCGCAAGACGGCTTTTAGCTGAGCAACGAATACTTCGGGATGGTCGAGGGAGATGCGGATGGCCCGCCACCCGAGAAAGGGGTTGCTCTCCCGGCCGAAGTCGAGATGCGGAAGAGGCTTGTCGCCGCCGACGTCGAGCGTCCGGATGATGCATAGATGCTCGCCGCATTTCTCGGCGACGGCCCGATAGGCCGCGAACTGTTCTTCCTCGGTCGGAAAACTGTCCCGATCCATAAACAGAAACTCTGACCGGTACAGGCCCACGCCTTCGCAGCCCAACTCGACGGCGCGGTCGATGTCCCGCGGCGTGCCGATGTTCGCCGCCAGTTGCACCCGTACGCCGTCCGTCGTTACCGCCGGCAAAGCTGCCGCCGCGAGGTCGAGCGCGCGCCGTTGCCGTTCCGCCTCGATACGGTCGGAAAAACGGCGGAGATCTTCCTCGTCAGGCTCAACCACCACTTCACCGGCTGTCCCGTCAATCGCCACCAGCGCCCCCTCCGGCAACTTGTCCCCGGAAAGGCCGACAACGGTAGGGATGCCCCTTGCTTTGGCGATTATAACCGCATGGGAAGTCGTGCTGCCATGCTCGAGAATCAGTCCTTGGGCCGCGTCGCCGGCCATGTCGCTCAGAACCGACGGCGGAATATCCCGGGCGTATATGATGCCCGGTTCGCCATCGAGGGCATCGTCGCGGACGTCGAGCAAAATCCCTGCTATGCGGTTGCCGATGTCGAGAACGTCGGCGCCCCGTTCGCGCAAATAATCGTCGTCCATGGCGGCGAATATGTTCGCGTATTCCTCGGCAGCCTCGATTACCGCTTTCGGGGCCGGAAGCGAACCGGCTATTTTACCGAGCACCGTCTCCTTCAAGACAGGGTCGCCAAGCATCGCCTGATGCGCCTCCATGATGGCGAGCTGACTATTCTCCCGCGCTTTCCGGGCGCGTTCGCTTATTCTTCCGATCTGGTCCGAGGCATTCTCAAGAGCCGCCAGAAATTTTGCCGCTTCCCTGGCTGGATCCTCGGCGATATAACCATTCAGGCGCTCCGTCAACTCCCGCGCATACCGCTTCACTTTGCCGACGGCGGTGCCGTCCACCGCGCCGATTCCTTTCAGAATTGCCGCCATTCCCCGTACCTACCCTTCGCCAAAATTGCCCTCAATCAAGGCAACCAGCGATTCCAAGCACTCTTTCTCGTCCTCGCCGTCAGCAGTCACGGTGATTTCCGCGCCATAATTAAGCCCCATGCCCATGACAGACAAAATGCTTTTGGCGTCAGCCACTTTATTGTTGCCGATTATCGTAACCTTGCTGCTGAAACTTGCCGCCTTCTGAACAAACTGCGCTGCCGGCCGGGCGTGCAGGCCCGTCGGGTTGGAGATCTTCAGCACAGCCTCTATCATCTTCATCAATTCCTTCCGCAATTTCCAAAGTGACAGGATGCACCTTGCGCCGCCGTTCCCGTTTTTTTCGCCGGAAACGGCGGCGGCCGGTTTTAATGCTTGTAAATCGGCAATAACGCAATTGTCCGGTCTGTGGCGGAAAGCTTTCGCCTTCGTCACTTCTTGTGCAGTTCGCGCGCGCCTTCCGCAGTCGCCGCCACTTCCGTCAGGTCACCGCCCAACGAGGCTTGGACAGCAGCGCTGATAGCGCCTTCGACAACAGGCGCATCGGCGATCCGCACCCGCATACGGGTATCCTCGTCAAGTAGCTCCAAGGCCGTCTCGGTGCTCAATATGGCGCTGCCGAGGTCGACCAGGACAACCACCCCGTCGCCGAGATCGGCTTCCTTGATCGCTTCGTATATTTTGACGGCATCCGTGCCGATAACCCCTTCGCCCGCGCCACCGGCGGCAACGATCTTCTGCCCGGGCTTTGCCATCTGCACGGCCATGTCGCGGATTCCCTCCGCGATTTTCGCGCTGTGTGAAACGATAACGATACCTACCATTTAGTTCTCTCCCGATTCGTATTGCCGGCAAAAATCAGCCAGCGCCTTCAGGATGATGAAGGATGAAGTGGCGCCGGGGTCCTGGTGGCCGATACTGCGTTCGCCGAGATAGCTGGCCCGTCCCTTGGTTGCAATGATGGTCTTGGTAAAGGCTACTCCTTTGTCGGCCGCCTCGCACGCCGCGTCCAGACACTCCACCAGCGGCCTACCGGCCTTATACCGGTCGGCAAACGCTTCTACGGCCGGCTCCAGGGCATCAAGCATCGTCTTTTCGCCGCGAACGGCCTTGCCGCGTTCTTTGATGCCGTTGATTGCCGCTTCCAGCATTCTGATCACGGCCGCACCGTCGATAGCGGCGCCCTGGGCGGTGCCGGCCGCCCGCAGGAAAGCGGTGCCGTAGAGCGGGCCGGCAGCGCCGCCGACGGTCGATATCAGCGTCATGCCCGCTGTTTTGAGCACTGTGCCGACATCGGCGTCCGGCGGCAAAGTCCTCGCTTTCGCGACGACAGCGTCAAACCCGCGCGCCATGTTGATGCCGTGATCGGCGTCGCCGATAGCGGCATCAAGGCTTGTTAGATATTCCTTGTTCCTGCCGATCGCCTCGCTTACCGCTTCAAGTGCTGATATTGCCACGCTCAAATCGCTTACCTCCCTGTCAGAACTGGACAAACGCGGGCGTATCCGCCGGTGCGAGCAGCAGCTCCTTCAACTCGCCGTCCAGTTTAAGCACCGAAATCGAAAACCCGGCCATTTCCAAAGACGTCATGTAGTTGCCCACAAAGGTCTTCACAGTTTTAGCCCCTTTGCCGGCGAGCATTTGCGCCACTTTGCGACTGACAATATAAAGCTCCATTGTAGGCGTGCCGCCAAGGCCGTTTACCAGCACGGCGACCTCTTGCCCGGCCGCGACCGGACTGTCGGCCAGAATCTTTTCCATCAGATGGTCCACGATCTCGTCGGCGGAGCGAATAGCCTCCCGGTGCGTCCCCGGTTCACCGTGAATACCCATGCCGATTTCGATCTCGTTTTCTGCCAGCGTGAAGCTCGGTTTACCGGCGGCCGGAACGGTGCAGGGCGCCAGCGCCATACCCATCGACCGCACGTTGGCGACGACCTTTTCCGCCACCCGCTTGACCTCGGCCAGCGTGCCGCCGGCTTCGGCCTTGGCGCCGGCGAGCTTATGCACGAAGACCGTGCCGGCTATGCCGCGGCGTCCGGTTGTCCAGGTGCTGTTTTCAACCGCAACGTCGTCGTTAACGACAACCTTTTCGACCTGGATGTTTTCGGCCTCGGCCATTTCGGCGGCCATCTCGAAATTCATGACATCCCCGGTGTAGTTCTTGATGACCAACAACACGCCTTTGCCGCCGTCGACCGCCTTAACGGCCTCGAATACCTGATCGGGGGTCGGCGACGTGAAAACCGCTCCGGCCACCGCGCCGTCGAGCATGCCCCGCCCGACGAAACCGCCGTGGGAAGGCTCATGGCCGCTGCCGCCGCCGCTTACCAGCGCCACCTTGGCGGAGGGACCGCCGGCCCTAGTCAGCACGTTGAAACCCTGCACCCGTTTGACATATTGCGGATGGGCCGATACAATGCCCTCCAGCATTTCTTCCACGACCTGCTCAGGGTGGTTGATTATTTTTTTCATCGCTTTACCTCCTGACATCTCTGTTTGACAAAGCGGCTATCTGCCGACAATCCGACAATCCCCCCCGTCCGCCAGCGTTAAAGCCGTGACGCCCTGTATTTTCGATCGCCATTTATTACTGCACGAAACATACCAACAAAGAAAATGGCTTAAACAAGCCATCAGCAGGCAGCCAGCCCCAACGGATAGACTAGTAAAAAGTATCAAGAATTGGATAACTCTTGATACTTTTTACCAGCACTCATACTTTTTCCCAGGTCGTCATTTTCTCCAGCCCGTATTTACGAGCCTTGGTCGCGACCGTCTTATGGGTAAGCCCCAGGGCTTTGGCCGCCCTGTTGAACGTACCGTACTTGCGCAACGAATTTTCGATGATAATTCGTTCATAGGCCTCCCAGGGCAACACCGTATCGCTGCTGACGAACGCGCCCGGCTCTTCGACCGCGGCGTAAAGCTCCTGCCGCAGGTAGATAGGCAGGTCGTCGATGCCGATATACGGCCCCTCCGCAAGGGTAATCATCCGTTCCATAATATTTGCGAGCTCGCGGACGTTGCCCGGCCACCGATACTTGATCAGCACCTCCAGCGCATCGGGCTTTATCCCCCTGAGTTTCTTATTCTGTTCGGCACATATGCTCCTGAGGAAATGTTCCACCAATAGGGGTATATCTTCCTTCCGCTGCCACAGCGGGGGCAACACAATCGGGATAATATTCAGGCGATAGTACAAGTCTTCGCGAAATTCGTCGCCGGCGACCATCTTCTCCAGATCCCGGTTGGTGGCGGCAATTATCCTCACATCCACAGAGATCGTCCCTTCACCGCCAACCCGCTGAAATTCCTTTTTCTGCAGCACCCTGAGCAGTTTCGCCTGCACGCTTTTCTCCAGATCGCCGATTTCATCCAGGAAAATAGTCCCTTTGTCGGCAAGCTCGAAGCTCCCCAGTTTCCTTTTTACCGCTCCGGTGAAGGCTCCCTTCTCATGTCCGAACAGTTCGCTTTCCAGCAGCGACGTGGGGATAGCGGCACAGTTGACGCGAATGAACGGCCCTCTGGCTCTGGGGCTGGCAAAGTGGATGCCCTCGGCGACCAGCTCCTTGCCTGTGCCGCTTTCGCCGCGGATTAAAACCGTCGAATGCCCTTCGGCGGCTTTCGCGGCAATCGCCAGCGCGTCCAAAACGATTCCGCTCCTGCCGACGAATTTGTTAAAAGCGAGCGACGGCTTTTTCGCCCGCCTCAGTTCCTGCTCCAAATATTCGGCCCGCGCCGTAACCTCGTTCAGTTTATCAACAATAGCCTGCACTTCGGACATGTTTTTCACTACCGACACGACGCCGGCGACCTCGTTGTCGATCACAATGGGATTTACGTTCGCGACGATCGTTTGGCCGTTCGCCTTCCGGCTGATGCTGCCCAACACGGGCTTCCCGGTCAGCAGCGCCTTGGATCGCGCCCCGAGCGGCGAAATATGGGCTATATTCCGGCCGATAAGCTTAGCGGCCGGTGTTTGCGTGATCCTTGTATAGGCCGGGTTGACATATGTTATAATGCCCTTTTTGTCGACGACGCATATCCCGTCCTGCACCGACTCCAGGATAAGATGCAGCCTTTCCTTCAGTTCCTTCACTTCCCGCAGCTCGCCGGTGACATTTTCCAGGGACGATATATCCTCGAAGATCGCCACGGCGCCCTTTGACTGTCCGTCCACGACGAGCGGGGTACGGTTGGTGATTATGACCGCTTTTTCGATAACCTGGCGCGAGCCGAGCTCAGGCACCATCGTCTTGCTAACGATGTGAAGCCTGGTATGGGGTATTACCTCGCAAACGTTTTTCCCGATTGCTTTATCGGCCTTGATCGCCATTATTTTTTCCGCCGACGGGTTAAATACGGTGATAATGTCGTTCTCATCGGTAACGACTAGCCCGTTGGCCATGCTGTTGAAGACGAGCTCGGCAGTAAACGCGTTATTCTGCAAAACGTTATCGACTTTGCTGATCGTTTCCGAATCGCTGATCAAAAAATCGCTTTCGAGAAATTCGACCATTTCGGCTACAGCGGTGCTCGCCATCGGCCCTTTTCCCGATACGGATATCTCGTCGCCGACTTTGACCCGCAGCGCGACGATGGGTATCAGGCTGTTCGCCAGCACCGGTTCATGACTGCGAATCTGAAAATATAAGGTGGCGCCGTATTTCTCCTGAAGTTCGTGCGATTTTTGAACAACCATGGCCGCCACCCTGGCGTGAAGACCCTTGCTATGCCTGATTACAGCCTTTTGCATCGCAAAACACCTTCTAAATTATGCCATCTCCTTACCCTCCTTCTCTCAGCAAAAACGAAATTCCTTCCGGACGACCGGAAATTGCTCATTGGCCGAGCAAAAGAAGCATAAGCCCGCCGAGCGGCGACTTATGCTTCTTCGTTTATGATTTATGAGCCTCATTGCCTGCGGCACTCGCGATCCGAGACTTAGCGGATTTACCGCGTACGCGCCACCATCTGCTCCAGCCATTCGCGGATCTGCGGCTGGGACGCGTATGCGCCACTGATCTTGATGCTCAACACCCGCATTTTTTCCTCCGCAACGAACCAAGCGTCGTAGGTCACCACCGGGGCCACGTCGCGACCCAGTCCGGCCCCGTGCTGATGCGTGATCTTCCACCA is a window of Selenomonadales bacterium 4137-cl DNA encoding:
- the dhaL gene encoding dihydroxyacetone kinase subunit DhaL; the protein is MSVAISALEAVSEAIGRNKEYLTSLDAAIGDADHGINMARGFDAVVAKARTLPPDADVGTVLKTAGMTLISTVGGAAGPLYGTAFLRAAGTAQGAAIDGAAVIRMLEAAINGIKERGKAVRGEKTMLDALEPAVEAFADRYKAGRPLVECLDAACEAADKGVAFTKTIIATKGRASYLGERSIGHQDPGATSSFIILKALADFCRQYESGEN
- a CDS encoding sigma 54-interacting transcriptional regulator encodes the protein MQKAVIRHSKGLHARVAAMVVQKSHELQEKYGATLYFQIRSHEPVLANSLIPIVALRVKVGDEISVSGKGPMASTAVAEMVEFLESDFLISDSETISKVDNVLQNNAFTAELVFNSMANGLVVTDENDIITVFNPSAEKIMAIKADKAIGKNVCEVIPHTRLHIVSKTMVPELGSRQVIEKAVIITNRTPLVVDGQSKGAVAIFEDISSLENVTGELREVKELKERLHLILESVQDGICVVDKKGIITYVNPAYTRITQTPAAKLIGRNIAHISPLGARSKALLTGKPVLGSISRKANGQTIVANVNPIVIDNEVAGVVSVVKNMSEVQAIVDKLNEVTARAEYLEQELRRAKKPSLAFNKFVGRSGIVLDALAIAAKAAEGHSTVLIRGESGTGKELVAEGIHFASPRARGPFIRVNCAAIPTSLLESELFGHEKGAFTGAVKRKLGSFELADKGTIFLDEIGDLEKSVQAKLLRVLQKKEFQRVGGEGTISVDVRIIAATNRDLEKMVAGDEFREDLYYRLNIIPIVLPPLWQRKEDIPLLVEHFLRSICAEQNKKLRGIKPDALEVLIKYRWPGNVRELANIMERMITLAEGPYIGIDDLPIYLRQELYAAVEEPGAFVSSDTVLPWEAYERIIIENSLRKYGTFNRAAKALGLTHKTVATKARKYGLEKMTTWEKV
- a CDS encoding glycerol-3-phosphate responsive antiterminator, yielding MSRDIVGMLCDGPVIPAARNKGDFEFALSHVTSPSIILLFGDIFTLPALLDKARLAKKLVIVHLDLIEGLGKDKVGVRFLARSGVKAIITTKPHLGRIAREEKMIVIQRLFLMDSEALRTGINLLSSFKPDAVEVLPGTVPVAAVVELTRVTGLPVLAGGLISTAEDVSRAIGNGICAISTSKRELWNLSS
- the ptsP gene encoding phosphoenolpyruvate--protein phosphotransferase — protein: MAAILKGIGAVDGTAVGKVKRYARELTERLNGYIAEDPAREAAKFLAALENASDQIGRISERARKARENSQLAIMEAHQAMLGDPVLKETVLGKIAGSLPAPKAVIEAAEEYANIFAAMDDDYLRERGADVLDIGNRIAGILLDVRDDALDGEPGIIYARDIPPSVLSDMAGDAAQGLILEHGSTTSHAVIIAKARGIPTVVGLSGDKLPEGALVAIDGTAGEVVVEPDEEDLRRFSDRIEAERQRRALDLAAAALPAVTTDGVRVQLAANIGTPRDIDRAVELGCEGVGLYRSEFLFMDRDSFPTEEEQFAAYRAVAEKCGEHLCIIRTLDVGGDKPLPHLDFGRESNPFLGWRAIRISLDHPEVFVAQLKAVLRAGAYGKVAVMLPMIISAAEIKKAREYLAYAAGELEREGKAFAGNIPLGIMVETPAAAVTAVRLAGECDFFSIGTNDLTQYTLAVDRGNQRVRGLYNHFHPAVLRLVNDVIGAAHDNGIWAGVCGEMAGDPLAAALLVGMGVDELSMNSTALPRVREKIRGISAAGAKELAAEALLLNDGEQIRAFLAETLGDHSERRE
- a CDS encoding MIP/aquaporin family protein, with protein sequence MTNLLGEFFGTMVLIILGCGVVANVVLQNSKGERSGWIVITAGWAFAVTMGVFAAVATGAPNADLNPAVTLARCMAGLYTPAHALVTMGAELAGAIVGSVVVWLAYLPHWEATESQALKLGVFCTAPAIRNPVGNVICEIIGTAMLCLVFFTMGAKSVGSIPAGVGPYLAGIVVWSMGLSLGGPTGYAINPARDLGPRIAHAILPIAGKGGSDWGYSWIPVVGPLVGGALAFFIARGLGLA
- the dhaM gene encoding dihydroxyacetone kinase phosphoryl donor subunit DhaM, producing MVGIVIVSHSAKIAEGIRDMAVQMAKPGQKIVAAGGAGEGVIGTDAVKIYEAIKEADLGDGVVVLVDLGSAILSTETALELLDEDTRMRVRIADAPVVEGAISAAVQASLGGDLTEVAATAEGARELHKK
- the dhaK gene encoding dihydroxyacetone kinase subunit DhaK, which codes for MKKIINHPEQVVEEMLEGIVSAHPQYVKRVQGFNVLTRAGGPSAKVALVSGGGSGHEPSHGGFVGRGMLDGAVAGAVFTSPTPDQVFEAVKAVDGGKGVLLVIKNYTGDVMNFEMAAEMAEAENIQVEKVVVNDDVAVENSTWTTGRRGIAGTVFVHKLAGAKAEAGGTLAEVKRVAEKVVANVRSMGMALAPCTVPAAGKPSFTLAENEIEIGMGIHGEPGTHREAIRSADEIVDHLMEKILADSPVAAGQEVAVLVNGLGGTPTMELYIVSRKVAQMLAGKGAKTVKTFVGNYMTSLEMAGFSISVLKLDGELKELLLAPADTPAFVQF
- a CDS encoding HPr family phosphocarrier protein, with translation MIEAVLKISNPTGLHARPAAQFVQKAASFSSKVTIIGNNKVADAKSILSVMGMGLNYGAEITVTADGEDEKECLESLVALIEGNFGEG